A window from Anser cygnoides isolate HZ-2024a breed goose chromosome 1, Taihu_goose_T2T_genome, whole genome shotgun sequence encodes these proteins:
- the RELT gene encoding tumor necrosis factor receptor superfamily member 19L isoform X1 gives MRWWLVAVLGVLSGPGTGTAGCGAPRCPPGEEPVGACGLAQTCRLCPPGAFSPGDVPCAPHTRCHAANRLLLAPGTAAADSRCGGCVHRFYSPDGEREPRGRCLPCSAAPPSTPGCPGQRQARSAAAALRGPAGSNGTREARPEEAAAAQSAVLAIVPIFCAMGLLGILVCNLLKKKGYHCTAHKETDPGAGTGPSSVYQIEDANEDTIGVLVRLITEKKENAAALEELLKEHHSAQLVAPGCKPAYKLHLLPQFPSACRHQQHLHTVHGPAPPSDPPCTRCSQKKWPQVLPSPGNATKATKPGAKAGRPGEITILSVGRFRVSRIPEQKPGTAAGTGGDPSRGPLPAGSGTRPSWLKSTESRPEGSPSAARLGDSTLAM, from the exons ATGCGCTGGTGGCTCGTCGCCGTCCTGGGG GTGCTGAGCGGCCCTGGCACAGGGACCGCGGGCTGCGGGGCGCCGCGATGCCCGCCTGGAGAGGAACCCGTCGGG GCGTGCGGCTTGGCACAGACCTGCCGCCTGTGCCCCCCCGGCGCTTTCTCCCCGGGGGACGTGCCGTGCGCCCCGCACACCCGCTGCCACGCCGCCAACCGGCTCCTCCTGGCACCAGGGACGGCGGCGGCCGACAGCCGCTGCGGAGGCTGCGTGCACAG GTTTTACAGCCCTGATGGCGAGagggagccccggggccggtgcctgccctgctccgccgccccccccagcaccccggggtgcccag GCCAGCGGCAAGCCCGGAGCGCGGCAGCGGCACTGCGGGGGCCAGCGGGGAGCAACGGGACGCGGGAGGCTCGGccggaggaggcggcggcggcgcagtCGGCCGTGCTGGCCATCGTGCCCATCTTCTGCGCCATGGGCTTGCTGGGCATCCTCGTCTGCAACCTGCTGAAGAAGAAGGGCTACCACTGCACCGCTCACAAGGAGACCGACCCCGGGGCCGGCACCG GTCCCAGCTCCGTCTACCAGATCGAGGACGCCAACGAGGACACCATCGGGGTCCTGGTGCGCCTGATCACCGAGAAGaaag AAAATGCTGCGgcgctggaggagctgctgaaggagcaTCACAGCGCGCAGCTGGTGGCACCGGGCTGCAAACCTGCCTATAA gctgcacctcctgcctcagtttccctccgCGTGCcggcaccagcagcacctgcacacggtgcacggcccggcccccccctcgGACCCCCCCTGCACCCGCTGCAGCCAGAAGAAGTGGCCCCAGGTGCTGCCGTCCCCCGGTAATGCCACCAAGGCCACCAAACCCGGGGCCAAGGCCGGCCGCCCCGGCGAGATCACCATCCTCTCCGTCGGCAG GTTTCGGGTGTCCCGTATCCCCGAGCAGAAGCCCGGCACGGCAGCGGGGACCGGGGGTGACCCGTCCCGGGGTCCCCTCCCCGCCGGCAGTGGGACGAGGCCGTCGTGGCTGAAGAGCACCGAGAGCCGCCCcgag GGCAGCCCCTCCGCGGCCAGGCTTGGGGACAGCACCCTCGCCATGTGA
- the RELT gene encoding tumor necrosis factor receptor superfamily member 19L isoform X2: MRWWLVAVLGVLSGPGTGTAGCGAPRCPPGEEPVGACGLAQTCRLCPPGAFSPGDVPCAPHTRCHAANRLLLAPGTAAADSRCGGCVHRFYSPDGEREPRGRCLPCSAAPPSTPGCPGQRQARSAAAALRGPAGSNGTREARPEEAAAAQSAVLAIVPIFCAMGLLGILVCNLLKKKGYHCTAHKETDPGAGTGPSSVYQIEDANEDTIGVLVRLITEKKENAAALEELLKEHHSAQLVAPGCKPAYKLHLLPQFPSACRHQQHLHTVHGPAPPSDPPCTRCSQKKWPQVLPSPGNATKATKPGAKAGRPGEITILSVGRFRVSRIPEQKPGTAAGTGGDPSRGPLPAGSGTRPSWLKSTESRPE, from the exons ATGCGCTGGTGGCTCGTCGCCGTCCTGGGG GTGCTGAGCGGCCCTGGCACAGGGACCGCGGGCTGCGGGGCGCCGCGATGCCCGCCTGGAGAGGAACCCGTCGGG GCGTGCGGCTTGGCACAGACCTGCCGCCTGTGCCCCCCCGGCGCTTTCTCCCCGGGGGACGTGCCGTGCGCCCCGCACACCCGCTGCCACGCCGCCAACCGGCTCCTCCTGGCACCAGGGACGGCGGCGGCCGACAGCCGCTGCGGAGGCTGCGTGCACAG GTTTTACAGCCCTGATGGCGAGagggagccccggggccggtgcctgccctgctccgccgccccccccagcaccccggggtgcccag GCCAGCGGCAAGCCCGGAGCGCGGCAGCGGCACTGCGGGGGCCAGCGGGGAGCAACGGGACGCGGGAGGCTCGGccggaggaggcggcggcggcgcagtCGGCCGTGCTGGCCATCGTGCCCATCTTCTGCGCCATGGGCTTGCTGGGCATCCTCGTCTGCAACCTGCTGAAGAAGAAGGGCTACCACTGCACCGCTCACAAGGAGACCGACCCCGGGGCCGGCACCG GTCCCAGCTCCGTCTACCAGATCGAGGACGCCAACGAGGACACCATCGGGGTCCTGGTGCGCCTGATCACCGAGAAGaaag AAAATGCTGCGgcgctggaggagctgctgaaggagcaTCACAGCGCGCAGCTGGTGGCACCGGGCTGCAAACCTGCCTATAA gctgcacctcctgcctcagtttccctccgCGTGCcggcaccagcagcacctgcacacggtgcacggcccggcccccccctcgGACCCCCCCTGCACCCGCTGCAGCCAGAAGAAGTGGCCCCAGGTGCTGCCGTCCCCCGGTAATGCCACCAAGGCCACCAAACCCGGGGCCAAGGCCGGCCGCCCCGGCGAGATCACCATCCTCTCCGTCGGCAG GTTTCGGGTGTCCCGTATCCCCGAGCAGAAGCCCGGCACGGCAGCGGGGACCGGGGGTGACCCGTCCCGGGGTCCCCTCCCCGCCGGCAGTGGGACGAGGCCGTCGTGGCTGAAGAGCACCGAGAGCCGCCCcgag TAA